The sequence GGCACAGGGGGTGGTTCGGGAATTCACGGACCACGAGCTCCCGCTGGATGCGAAGGGAAACGAGATCCACACCCTTTCCGCGGCGTTCCATCGAATGGTGGAGGAGATCAAGACCCACATCTCCGAGCGGGAGAAGGCCGAGCGGGCGCTCCGCCGAAGCGAGGAGCAGCTGCGGCAGTCCCTGAAGATGGAAGCGGTCGGCCGCCTGGCGGGGGGCGTCGCGCACGACTTCAACAACCTCCTTACGATCATCAACGGGTACAGCGACGCGCTCCTCCGACGCCTCGGAAATACCGACCCGGTCCGGCGGGAGATCGGCGAGATCCAGCGGGCCGGGGAGCGGGCCGCCACCCTCACCCGGCAACTCCTGGCGTTCAGCCGGCGGCAGGTGCTGAAGCCGCAGGCGATCCGGCTGAACGACGCGGTCATCAGCCTCGGCTCGATGCTGCGCCCGATCATCGGCGAGGACATCGAGATCTCGACCTCCCTGTGCGGGGAGCTCTGGACCGTGCGGGCGGACCCGAACCAGGTCGAGCAGGTGGTGCTGAACCTCGTCGTCAACGCCCGGGACGCCATGCCCTCGGGGGGATTGCTCTCCATCTCCACCGCAAACGTCTCCCTCGACGCGCCGGACGACGGAGACGGGGGCACGATCCCGCCGGGGCGCTACGTGCGGCTCGAGATCACGGACACCGGGTGCGGGATGGACGACGAAACGGTCGCGCACATCTTCGAGCCGTTCTTCAGCACGAAGGAACAGGGGAAAGGGACCGGATTGGGGCTGGCCATGGTGCACGGGATCGTGATGCAGAGCGGCGGGCGGATCCGCGTGCGGAGCGCTCCGGGCCGGGGAACGACGTTCGCGATTTACTTTCCGATGGTCGACGAGGATGTGCCGGGCCCCGACGAGGCACCGGTGGTCGCGGCGCTTGCCGCCGATACTCCCCGGGGGACGGAGAACGTCCTCGTGGTGGAGGACGAGGAGATGGTCCGGGAAATGGTGCAGGAGGCCCTTCTTAGCGACGGCTACTCGATCGTCTCGGCGGGCAGCGGCGCCGAGGCGATCCGCATCGTGGAGCGGCACGAGGGGCCGATCGACCTTCTGCTCACCGACCTCGTCATGCCCGGAATGAACGGGATGGAACTGTCGCGACGGCTCCTGCCGTTGCGGCCGGAAATGAAGGTGCTCTACATGTCCGGATACTCGAAGGAGGCGATCCCCCGGTTCGGCGGAATGGGGGAAGGATCGGTTTTCCTCCAGAAACCCGTCACCCCCTCCATCCTCTCGCGCAAGGTGCGCGAGATCCTCGACGCCCCGGCGAATCCGCGATAAAAAGGACGGATGGGGCCTGAGATACAAGGACGAGGGACGGGGGAGCGGATCGCGGGCGGCGGGCCTTCGTGGGCGGCGCTGCGGACGAGGGCCCGGATTCTCGACGGGATCCGTTCGTTCTTCCGCGGAAGAGGTTTCCTGGAGGTCGACCCCCCGATCGCGCAGGCGTACTCGAACATCGACCCCAACATCCACCCGGTGACGATCTCGGACGCGACCGGGGCGTCCGGACAATTCTACCTGCACACCTCCCCCGAGATCGCGATGAAGAAGCTGCTCGCCGCCGGGTCCGGCGACATCTTCTACCTCGGCAAGGTGTTCCGCGACCGGGAAGGCTCCCCGCTCCACTCCCCGGAGTTCACGATGCTGGAGTGGTACCGCGTCGGCGGATCCGCGGGAGACCTGATGCGGGACGTCGAGGAGCTGTCCCGCGCACTTTCGTCGATGGTGAACGGCCGCGAGGCGGTCGTGCGCGGAGGCCGTGAGATCCCGCTTTGCCGCCCGTGGGAGCGGCAGGAGCTGTCCGTCGCGTACCGGGAGCTCCTGGGAGCGGAGATGACGGACGCGGCGGGACTCCGGGCGGGGCTGTCCCGGCTGGGTTTCCGTCCGGGCGCCGACGAATCGTGGGAGGAGCTGTTCTTCCGGGCGTACCTCGAGGTGATCGAGCCCGATGCCGCGGAGCGCGGGACCTGCTTCCTCACGGGGTACCCGGCGGCGCTGGGAGCGATGGCGCGCCGGCGGGAGGACGACCCGGACGTCGCGGAGCGGTTCGAGGGTTACTTGGGCGGCGTGGAGATCGTCAACGGGTACGAGGAGCTGA is a genomic window of Deltaproteobacteria bacterium containing:
- a CDS encoding response regulator; amino-acid sequence: AQGVVREFTDHELPLDAKGNEIHTLSAAFHRMVEEIKTHISEREKAERALRRSEEQLRQSLKMEAVGRLAGGVAHDFNNLLTIINGYSDALLRRLGNTDPVRREIGEIQRAGERAATLTRQLLAFSRRQVLKPQAIRLNDAVISLGSMLRPIIGEDIEISTSLCGELWTVRADPNQVEQVVLNLVVNARDAMPSGGLLSISTANVSLDAPDDGDGGTIPPGRYVRLEITDTGCGMDDETVAHIFEPFFSTKEQGKGTGLGLAMVHGIVMQSGGRIRVRSAPGRGTTFAIYFPMVDEDVPGPDEAPVVAALAADTPRGTENVLVVEDEEMVREMVQEALLSDGYSIVSAGSGAEAIRIVERHEGPIDLLLTDLVMPGMNGMELSRRLLPLRPEMKVLYMSGYSKEAIPRFGGMGEGSVFLQKPVTPSILSRKVREILDAPANPR
- the genX gene encoding EF-P lysine aminoacylase GenX; this encodes MGPEIQGRGTGERIAGGGPSWAALRTRARILDGIRSFFRGRGFLEVDPPIAQAYSNIDPNIHPVTISDATGASGQFYLHTSPEIAMKKLLAAGSGDIFYLGKVFRDREGSPLHSPEFTMLEWYRVGGSAGDLMRDVEELSRALSSMVNGREAVVRGGREIPLCRPWERQELSVAYRELLGAEMTDAAGLRAGLSRLGFRPGADESWEELFFRAYLEVIEPDAAERGTCFLTGYPAALGAMARRREDDPDVAERFEGYLGGVEIVNGYEELTDAAEQEERLAALAERHRRLTGAALPVDPGFLDALRHGLPACSGAALGVDRLVMLLLGRDAIADGMYR